The Caminicella sporogenes DSM 14501 genomic interval TTTAGCACCTAATAAAGTAGCTTTTTCACAAGCATATATTGCAACATTACCTGAGCCTGAAATAGCTATAACTTTACCTTCAATTGAATGATTATTTGCTTTTAACATTTCATCTACAAAATAAAGCAATCCATAACCAGTAGCTTCTTTTCTTGCTAAACTACCACCATAAGTTAATCCTTTACCTGTTAATACTCCGTTTTCAAAAGCTCCTCTAATTCTTCTATACTGTCCGTAAAGGTATCCAATTTCTCTAGCTCCAACACCTATATCACCTGCTGGAACATCAACATCTGGTCCTATATGTCTGTAAAGTTCAGTCATGAAGCTTTGACAGAATCTCATTATTTCAGCATCTGACTTGCCTTTTGGATCAAAGTCTGAACCACCTTTACCTCCTCCAATTGGCAAACCTGTTAAAGAGTTTTTAAATATTTGTTCAAAACCCAAGAACTTAATTATTCCAAGATATACTGATGGATGAAATCTTAATCCTCCCTTATAAGGTCCAATTGCTCCATTAAACTGAACTCTAAAACCTCTATTTACTTGAACTTTTCCATTATCATCTACCCAAGGTACTCTAAATATAATTTGTCTTTCTGGCTCAACTATTCTATCAAGAATACCTGCCTCAACATACTCTGGATGTTTTTCAATTACAGGTTCAAGTGAATGTAATACTTCTTCAACAGCTTGAAGAAATTCTGGTTCATTACTATTTCTAGCTTTTACTCTTTCTAAAACTTCTTGAATATAAGACATAAAGCACCTCTCCTTTTGTAAATATTATTTTTTAAAAAATATAATTATTCTCCTTGCTCAACGCCTTACCCTTAAATAACGTTTTCCCTTGAATAGCTCTTTAAATAAATTTGTCCCCTCACTTATTAATTTTACACTAAAATATGTCAATTTAAAAGTATAATATTTTTTTTAACAAAATATTATCTTACTTTTTTGAAAAAAATATTTTTCATTATTCTAACATTTAATAAAATTACCATAAAATCACTTTTTTATGCTTTCTAAGATAAACTTTTTAAATTTAAAACTATACTTTTTACAAAAATAAAAAGCCGTCAATCCTCAAAATTTTCTACTACTAAAGATTGACGACTTTTTTTATAACATTATTTTTAGCTTAAATTATTTCACATACTACCTTTTAGCCCATTTTAAAATTTTTTGAAGAGTTTTTTCTCTCAATAAATCTATTGCTGTAAAATCCATATTGGGAAT includes:
- the gdhA gene encoding NADP-specific glutamate dehydrogenase; the protein is MSYIQEVLERVKARNSNEPEFLQAVEEVLHSLEPVIEKHPEYVEAGILDRIVEPERQIIFRVPWVDDNGKVQVNRGFRVQFNGAIGPYKGGLRFHPSVYLGIIKFLGFEQIFKNSLTGLPIGGGKGGSDFDPKGKSDAEIMRFCQSFMTELYRHIGPDVDVPAGDIGVGAREIGYLYGQYRRIRGAFENGVLTGKGLTYGGSLARKEATGYGLLYFVDEMLKANNHSIEGKVIAISGSGNVAIYACEKATLLGAKVVAMSDSNGYIYDANGINLDTIKRLKEVERKRIKEYVKEHPNAEYHEGNVWEGKFKYDIALPCSTQNDINLERAKNIIENGAIAVGEGANMPTTNEAINYFLEKGILVAPAKAANAGGVATSALEMSQNSMRYSWTFEEVDSKLKEIMKNIHKSAAEASKEYGFGYNLVAGANIAGFKKVADAMLAQGIY